Below is a window of Perca fluviatilis chromosome 14, GENO_Pfluv_1.0, whole genome shotgun sequence DNA.
ccaTTTTTTGGATcatcattctcattttcattgaaacacaaataaaaatatactatagtcatgtagtgtgatttttgcaagaATCTGTActaaacaaagatgttttcctttagtctgtaggataggatttgtaggcccaggatgtctctgcagcaccacaatacttaattcagaatggttagACACATATATTGTGCCCCCTctgtgatttggatattgcactagtccatattgcgacaCTTTTTGCGTCGCTTTTTGAcgcaatgggagtgagaatgtattGGCACTGACCGGGTTTGTTGGAATGACTCTGTGGGGTATGCTGTCAGACCATGAGAATCCAGCATCAAAAGAGGGAGCGTTGTGACTGTGAGCCAACGGGCTCCACTGTCTGCTGTCAGTATCCAAAGATGGTTGGGTGAGCTGGTAGACAGGTGCAGGATGTACATAAACGTCTCTGTGGACGGCTGATGCTTCAGGTGCGAATGCAGGGTTTCCCAACCCTCCTAAAAATAGAACGACAAGGGTTTATTTACAAACATTTCACCAGAATAATTTCAGTATATGTTTGTACAATCATGCCAGGATGACCAAAACACAGATCAATACTGGCCTGCAAAGGCAGAGAACAGTAACTATGGAATCAAGttttaaaaatttttatttaaaaaaaagtaaaaagggtTTTAAGGTTTTCAGGCAGCTGGTGAACTGGCAGGCAGACAAAACGTTTTAATGCCctcatttgttttttcatacttTTTAGGCTGACTATTTTACCCCAGAAAATCATTGCCCCAGAACCTACATGATACCTGCAGATACTGCACTCTGCCTTTGCAATGCAAAGAGGGGAAATGCAGTAAGTACCAACAAAATGTGTTCCTTCTGCtttatgataaaaaaagaaagtaaagaaaCCCAATGTGATGTGTCCGTGTCAGTTTGTCTGACTACTATTAATATCAATATTGAAATATGTTAGAATATCGAAAATTACTTTACGATTGAATACATTTGAACATGTGATTTTTTTACCCTGTATACACAATTCCAAACTACAAATACAAAATTGTATCATTGCTTTTAAATGCaaaatgaagtgtgtgtgtgtgtgtgtgtgtgtgtgtgtgtgtgtgtgtgtgtgtgtgtgtgtgtgtgtgtgtgtgtgtgtgtgtgtgtgtgtgtgtgtgtgcgtcggcgtgcatgtgtgtgtgtttagtttatAATATTTTACAAACTCACCAGCATCATATGTGCCAGTGACGCTGTTGGCTCTGGACCACTCAAAGTCTTCAGCCATCCACTGATTcacctgtttgtttttaatgtctttattcctgcagacacagaggaaccagtcatgtttttgttatttcaaaAGATGTGCAGTAAATATACTTGACCATAAAGAGGGGGGTTAACAAGAGAAACAGCTTTGGAATGATGGTACCATTATTGGCCAATGTCTTTTGCACCAACTGTCTTCtgcacaaacatatatatatatatatatatatatatatatatatatatatatatatacataatgtaTAGCGTGCAAATGAATGAACAAGAGATTGATTGTTGCTGTTTATGAGTTccctaaaatataaaactgttttCTAAACAGATATCAGGGTCAGCTAATGTCATTCAGTTGTGCAGTAGTGATACAGTAGTGCACAGAATCCCCATGGTTACCACACATTGATCGCTCCCCGTGTGAAAAGCCCTTCATGGTGTAATGtttcatgatttttttcccaggtTGGAAAAATGTTTTAACGAGCAACCAGTAGTTTCTGTGTACAGCTTACAGTGATTCCTTGCGTTTGCTGATCATCAGGTATGCAGTTAAGACTCCCAGAGACACCAACAGGCAAGCAAGGGTCACACTTAACCCTATGTAGAAAGCAGTCCTCACTATAGGGTAGCTACAGTCATTGCCCAAGTACCAAGTGGAATCCACATTTAGGCACCTGGAAAAAAGCAGACAGAAGCAGAGATCAAAAAGTGGATTCAAAGACTAAAAAAGTGAATTTAGAGCCTAAAAAAGTGGATTCAGAGACTAATGCACACTAAGACAAAAAAATGGATAGTTAAAAATCAATGacagtaaaatgtttaaaacaaaataagtaTAAACACTAAAGCCATAGAAATTATAAGACACCAATAAAATAAGTATGAGTAATGATGGGACATCATGTGAAAACCAGACTGAATGAGTAGTTTAGTCTACATTTAAAGGTATCAATATTTCCAGCTCCCCTCAGATCCTCCAGCAGGCTGTTCCAACGTCTCGGTGCGTAGTGGAACAGCTAAAGAAGAAGAGCTGGAGGATCTGAGGGGCCCTTCTGGTTCCTAAACTAAAAGCATTCGTAAGAGGTAGTCCGGCTGTGTAGGGCCAGTGTAAAAATTGTATTAATTAACCCCTGCAATAACAGCACtgtctgtacagtatataaaaatgaATATGGAATTCCCTAAAGAATAACTGGGAGAAAGACTAACGGTTGGAATGTATGACCCTTTTTGGATAAAGACGTTTGGGTTTATCCATACAACTCAACTCTAAATAATACACCATTTCTCAACTTGGACCAAACAAGTATTAGTGCAAGGAAGTTTGAATGTTTTGTTGACTTGGTAAAGTTCATACATCTACAATAAACCAAACTGAAAgtactgtattgtatttattattaactTTCAGTTCTTGGGCAAAATTAAAGAAACTGACTGATAATGTCAATTTTTGCTTATTAACCATCCTTAATATTTAACTGTTGGCTTCATTTAGCGGATGACTTTATTATACACATCTTTTTTAAAGCATTGAACTGAGAGCTCAATCAACTTACTGGCAAAGAGGTCCAGTGCTACTGAACAGTCTGCAGATTCCCTTATTGTAGCATGTTTTAGGGCGTGGATGTAGACTGTTGCATACAGTCACACACGTGATGGCTCCATCAACAAGCACAGGTTTGTAGTATTCAACAGCATCTGAATCGCCCACAACACTTTTACATACAGCTGGTGAGAAGAACACAGACATAAAGAGTTCAGAAAGTTAACTGTCAATTGTAGCTTTGCCAAATGTGCATTTACACTCAGTGGCTACAGTTTCTTCATGCCTTCAGAAACACCTCACATTTTTAAAGGCCTCCATTCAAATAGGTGCTTATCGTGCCATATAgccatagggccctatcttgcactcagcgcaattgcctttgtacaccgacgcatgtatcattcctattttgcacccgatgcacagcggacttttccctccacagatgcacgtcggtaaattagggaatgtattactttgtgctattctgcagtttttacaagaaaaaaaaaaaaaaaaaaacaattccgccactgaccaggaaaaacctggtctaaagtcagtggcgctagtctaaagtcagtagccgttattcagatgctattttagggcgcatgcttggccataatgtagcgtgtgcacaacgcgcatacacttctctcatctacagcagttcccatttttgaaaaccatacataattacaaaggaaaatattactgaaaatgcgcttcatgtgtttggatagatcaggaggcacttacagtcctcaaaaagtcgcagcattctttgtggcttgttgtgttttacacatttccatgaatcatggatgtgttgatgacataaatgaggaaatattagaggacttaaggagacgtgatgttgaactacggtgggattggacactccggcggaatctggtccgggagtaatgcgcgatgcgctcctgatggagcgggtggacggagatggattggggggaagaggaaggggcacaacaggtgcaggtggtatgtttggaggcccacgctccattgctgcagcaatcctctccagacttgaggagatgcgcccgagtggccgcagcaacatcgccacccagccaagacgggcatttattactttgccgccgtcataatagcaatccgccatggaacaagcgccctgctcttaaagggaatgtgagatgacgctctgattggtttattgcacgttacgcccaaaccacacctagctacttcagaccaacccattttagatttgcgttgggcgcaagagtcatttatcccgccggtaaaatagcaacagcgcccgagatccgcccacaaagctacttgcgttttgcgtttcatacttgcgtttcagatcgttaaaatagggcccatagtgtCATCggtcatacagtatgttgtagcAATGTTGTAGTCTatgtccacgacgttccacgtccaatatgagttttctgttgcacgactaaaactacttttgaatgtacacatgttccaccaaatgAAATGTATAAACCTTTTTGGATAAAGACGTTTGAGTTTATTCATACAACTCAAGTTGAAGTTTGAATCTTTTGTTGACTTGGTTAAGTCTTGGTAAAGTCCATAAAtctaaaataaatcaaactgaatgtattgtatttattcTTAACTTTTAGTTCTCGCCCCTAAAGCACTGAACTGAGAGCCAGAGGTCCAGTGTCGCTgacaacaagttccttccagagtctattttgcagcggcaccgttgctccattcggtgcttagcgccactcaagacgattgtgattggtttaaagaaatgccaataaaccagagcatgtttttctctcatcccagaatgctgtgtggactagccagaccttcctctgcagcgctttggaggaaggtctggcaaagcgagactataacAATGGTAATCCATCTTTACCACATCCTTTGTCTGATGCTTTAAATATTAGATCGCAGCAACATAATTCCTCCATATTTATGTTAGCAGGCTAGCAGGTGTACCTAAAGTGGCAACTTAGtgtataggctatattttaATAAAGCACACACCCATACATCCAGACAGTTGTAATAAAAGCTTGaaaatgtttcctttttcaGTTCAGGTTTCAATGTTCTGTCTCCATACGTCTACCCCTAACAAATCTAATAAAGCAATTAACAGGGCTTTTAAGAAATTGTACTAATTAAATAAGCATGAAAATGTGAATGAGTCACAAAGCAAATTGGAGCATATGTTTGAGAAATGTTCAAgatttgtaaaatgtattaatcagcttgctgtgtgtttgttttaaaatcACACTGATGATGTTGATGAATGTCATGACACACGGTGCAGTAATACTTACATCCAATATCTGCCTCTTTTTTATTCACTACAGGCGTAGTTGATACATCGTAGGGACAATCTGAAAATTAAGAAGACGAAAGAAATACTTTGCATTATGCCAGCAGCCTATAccataatgtatttttgtggcATACAAAACATAGTTTTTGTTCAGAGGAAAAAGTTATAACATAAAGCTTACTACTTTAAGGCCTCATGCAATCAATCTCATGGTTTGCCAACAGTACATACTTTAGATAATTATGTATGTAAATATTGATTTTCTATCTTACCTGCTGTGCAGCCAACAAGCTGGCCAATAGCCTCATCAACTGCATGGAAGTCGATAACATATATTTCTTCTTGGCTGCTGTTGTTTGGGATCGCCAAAACCACGTCATGTGTAACACTAACACTGAGGCAGAAAGAATTTgttataaattatttttaaactaTGTATGCTACCATTGTTTAcctgtatatttgtatatacaTAGCAAATGTCACATAGCATGTCCGTATAGATTAAGTCATTGTTTTGCAATCCCAAAAatgaacgtcaaggatatagcaTCACGCAGGAGAAACAAAACAGGATACATGAAAGCATGAAACATAGACATGGATAGAACAAGGAAAAACAGAGaatgcaaaaaacacacaaccatGAGCAAACAACAGGGAAACATTAGCACAAAAACAGGCTGACAAGGATAGATGTGCTGGGCAGGacaacagagacacatgagGTAATCACAAGAACAAAGAATTAAAAAACTGTCaaatggtaaaataaaataaagtaaaagtcCAAAGGCCAACTGGCCTAGAGCAAAACTAGTGAAAAAAGGTGAACATCTGATGACAAATGGAGATAAAAGTATTGGCAGGCTACTTTAAAGAGGTGTTGCTAGCTTGTCTATTGACCTCTATTTAGTTTTCTCACTCTCAAAACTAATGAAGcctattttaacttttttgtttgaatgtttttaactGCTTTTTTAGTGTTTGAACTGCCTTGTTGATGAAATGTGTGGCTTAAATAAAACGGCCTGTATTAGTTTTTCTTCTACTTAGAATATATTATTTCTTACATAAGAGATACACTTTTAGATATTATCTCCATGTGTGAGATGACATCCGCAAAGTAAATATAACTGTCAAATACAGTGTAGTGGAGTAaatagtacaatatttgcctctgcgATGGGGTGGgctataaagtagcataaaatataaaatactcaattaaagaacaagtacctcaaaattgtataggacagtacttaagtaaatgtacttagttacattccagcacTGATCAGAACTGTTTACTGGTGCGGGCGGTAGTACAACACACACCGGAGATGTTACATATTagcaaacacaaacatttcaaGCATCAGCTAAGTAACTTTTGGACACTTTTGTTCCTTGAAATAAACTGATCCGAAATAGCTagatgatagaaaatgatgcgTGTACTCTAGCAGTTACGCAAATATGTAATGACAGGTGTATTGCTCATGACCCCAAAAAGTGCAATGTAGAGTGCAAAGTTGTTTGGATGAGCGAGAAAGCTGTACACAGCAATTCAataggccaagcaatcggcccttTCAGAATAGGCATGTTTTCAACTGGAACTGCACTAGTCCTTTTAAGGGTGAGATCAAACTGTCTCCTAAAAGTCATTGTGCAAGTGGAAAGTTTCCTTTCTGAAAATCCTTTTGCCAATTAACAAATCTTTCCATCTGAGGCTGCCAACATGCGAGAACAAGATTCCTGGTTCCCTAATCTATGCTGATATATTCAATGACTTTATGTGGACATTTTCAGTGGTGCAGTGCTCAAATTACCCTTTTGTTCTTGGTGTGATACTGTAGACAGCCATGGCTTCAATTGATAATCTCatctgaaaaataaagatgaAACAATTGTTAATATCATATCTCTGATTCAATAATCAGAAAGGGGTTTGAATGGCTTTACCTCTTCCACAGTGTTAACTGAGAATCTGACCGTAGGGGGTCCACGGCTAAGAGAAAACAATAAGAGAGAAACTGTTGTATCACAAGCACTTAGAATTTAACAACCCTgttatattaaaacattttgtacAAACAAAATGTCTATTTCGGTGTTTAACAATGTAAAGCAGAATACAATGATGACTCCATGTTTTGAATAAATCACAGGTACATTACCTGACACTAGTTACCACCACTTCTTTAAAGTTTGGTATCTTCTTTGCTTTGTAATATCTTTCCATCTGAAATAGTCACACATTAGTCATATGAGATCATTTATCCTACTCAACATATCCTACTCTACATAAATTGTGTCAGTGCTGTTTGGAGTAGTATAAAACCCCAAAGTGGCctttttcattttggttttaatAATCCTTTACTATGATGTATTATCTCCTATCTTTGTCAATTCCCAAAAGCTAAAATCCAACTGTTTTGACTTATACTATTATCACTAAAATCTGAATTTTTGGACTTTCCGGAAAAGGTTATTTTAGAAACTTTTATGCATCACTAGCCTTGCCATTGTTTCAGCATGTTGCAATGGTTGCATCATATGGTTAGTTAATGTTCTGGCTACATGGCATACTCATTTTAGGTCATTAAAGTTGAGCTGAACATGTGTATCCAGAGAACAGTTTTGCAGACATATGACTGCTTGTTCAGCTAGTACGTTGGATAAATGCAGTATTGCCTCTCGTCTTTTCTCCAGTCACCACACAAGTAGTGGTGTAAAATCCTAAATGTTAATGTAAAGTCCtcaattttataaaaacaaatgcaaatagaTGTGTTCAGTACCTACATGGCTATAAAACAGCATAACTCATCCATTTTTCCATTTACCTGGTTGATGAAGTTTCCAACAAAGTCTCTGTATTCAGGGGAATTTTTGTCTTCATATTTGTCTTTAAATTCCTGATTGATCACCACATTAACAATAACTGGCCTGTCGACGGTAACTGGCACAATAGTTGGTGGAAGAGATGTAGGTTTGGTAGATTGTGTGGTTGGTTGTGTAGTTGGTAAAGTAGTGGGTTGTTCGGTAGATAGGTCAGTTGGTGTTACAGTTGGTGTTTTGGTTGGTGTTTTGGTTGATTCAGATACTAAGGTGGTACCGGCAGGCTCAGATGTTGCTGTATCAGTAGAACCTGTAGGTTCATTTGGCGATGTGGTCTCTGCAGTCTGCGATGATACTGAAACAGTTGAACTGGTTGATTCAGATACTAAGGTGGTACCGGTACGTTCGGATGTTACTGTATCTGTAGAACCTGTAGATTCAGTTGGCAAAGTGTTCTCTGCAGTCTGTGATGTTACTGACTCAGTTGGACCTGTTGATTCAGATACTGAGGTGGAACCAGCAGGATCAGATGTTACTGAATCAGTTGAACTGGTTGATTCAGATGTTGACATGGTACCAGCAGGCTCAGATGTTGCTGTATCAGTAGAACCTGTAGGTTCATTTGGTGATGTGGACTCTGCAGTCTGTGATGTTACTGACTCAGTTGGACCTGTTGATTCAGATATTGACGTGGTACCAGCAGGCTCAGATGTTGCTGTATCAGTATAACCTGTAGGTTCATTTGGCAATGTGGTCTCTGCAGTCTGTGATGTTACTGACTCAGTTGGAACTGTTGATTCAGATACTAAGGTGGAACCAGCAGTCTGAGATGTTGCTGTATCAGTAGAACCTGTAGGTTCATTTGTCAATGTGGTCTCTGCAGTCTGTGATGTTACTGACTCAGTTGGAACTGTTGATTCAGATACTGAGGTGGAACCAGCAGGCTCAGATGTTGCTGTATCAGTAGAACCTGTAGGTTCATTTGTCAATGTGGTCTCTTCAGTCTGTGATGTTACAGACTCAGTTGGAACTGTTGATTCAGATACTGAGGTGGAACCAGCAGGCTCAGTTGTTGCTGTATCAGTAGAACCTGTAGGTTCATTTGTCAATGTGGTCTCTGCAGTCTGTGATGTTACCGACTCAGTTGGAACTGTTGATTCAGATACTGAGGTGGAACCAACAGGCTCAGATGTTGCTGTATCAGTAGAACCTGTAGGTTCATTTGTCAGTGTGGTCTCTGCAGTCTGTGATGTTACCGACTCAGTTCGAACTGTTGATTCAGATACTGAGGTGGAACCAGCAGGCTCAGATGTTGCTGAATCAGTAGAACCTGTAGGTTCATTTGTCAGTGTGGTCTCTGCAGTCTCTGATGTTACCGACTCAGTTGGAACTGTTGATTTGGATACCACGGTGGAACCAGCAGGCTCAGATGTTGCTGTATCAGTAGAACCTGTAGGTTCATTTGTCAATGTGGTCTCTGCAGTCTCTGATGTTACAGACTCAGTTGGAACTGTTGATTCAGATACTGAGGTGGAACCAGCAGGCTCAGATGTTGCTGTATCAGTAGAACCTGTAGGTTCATTTTTCAATGTGGTCTCTTCAGTCTGTGATGTTACAGACTCAGTTGGAACTGTTGATTCAGATACTGAGGTGGAACCAGCAGGCTCAGATGTTGCTGTATCAGTAGAACCTGTAGGTTCATTTCTAAATGTGGTCTCTGCAGTCTGTGATGTTACCGACTCAGTTGGAACTGTTGATTCGGATACTGAGGTGGAACCAGCAGGCTCAGTTGTTGCTGTATCAGTAGAACCTGTAGGTTCATTTGTCAATGTGGTCTCTGCAGTCTCTGACGTTACCGACTCAGTTGGAACTGTTGATTCAGATACTGAGGTGGAACCAGCAGGCTCAGATGTTGCTGAATCAGTAGAACCTGTAGGTTCATTTGTCAATGTGGTCTCTGCAGTCTCTGATGTTACCGACTCAGTTGGAACTGTTGATTTGGATACCACGGTGGAACCAGCAGGCTCAGATGTTGCTGTATCAGTAGAACCTGTAGGTTCATTTGTCAATGTGGTCTCTGCAGTCTCTGATGTTACAGACTCAGTTGGAACTGTTGATTCAGATACTGAGGTGGAACCAGCAGGCTCAGATGTTGCTGTATCAGTAGAACCTGTAGGTTCATTTGTCAATGTGGTCTCTTCAGTCTGTGATGTTACCGACTCAGTTGGAACTGTTGATTCAGATACTGAGGTGGAACCAGCAGGCTCAGATGTTGCTGAATCAGTAGAACCTGTAGGTTCATTTGTCAGTGTGGTCTCTGCAGTCTCTGATGTTACCGACTCAGTTGGAACTGTTGACTCGGATACCACGGTGGAACCAGCAGGCTCAGATGTTGCTGTATCAGTAGAACCTGTAGGTTCATTTGTCAATGTGGTCTCTGCAGTCTGTGATGTTACCGACTCAGTTGGAACTGTTGATTCGGATACCGCGGTGGAACCAGCAGGCTCAGATGTTGCTGTATCAGTAGAACCTGTAGGTTCATTTGTCAATGTGGTCTCTGCAGTCTGTGATGTTACCGACTCAGTTGGGACTGTTGATTCGGATACTGAGGTGGAACCAGCAGGCTCAGTTGTTGCTGTATCAGTAGAACCTGTAGGTTCATTTGTCAATGTGGTCTCTGAAGTCTGTGATGTTACCGACTCAGTTGGAACTGTTGATTCAGATACTGAGGTGGAACCAACAGGCTCAGATGTTGTTGTATCAGTAGAACCTGTAGGTTCATTTGTCAGTGTGGTCTCTGCAGTCTGTGATGTTACCGACTCAGTTCGAACTGTTGATTCAGATACTGAGGTGGAACCAGCAGGCTCAGATGTTGCTGAATCAGTAGAACCTGTAGGTTCATTTGTCAGTGTGGTCTCTGCAGTCTCTGATGTTACCGACTCAGTTGGAACTGTTGATTCGGATACCACGGTGGAACCAGCAGGCTCAGATGTTGCTGTATCAGTAGAACCTGTAGGTTCATTTGTCAATGTGGTCTCTACAGTCTGTGATGTTACAGACTCAGTTGGAACTGTTGATTCAGATAATGAGGTGGAACCAGCAGGCTCAGATGTTGCTGTATCAGTAGAACCTGTAGGTTCATTTGTCAATGTGGTCTCTTCAGTCTGTGATGTTACAGACTCAGTTGGAACTGTTGATTCAGATACTGAGGTGGAACCATGAGGCTCAGATGTTGCTGTATCAGTAGAACCTGTAGGTTCATTTGTCAATGTGGTCTCTGCAGTCTGTGATGTAACCGACTCAGTTGGAACTGTTGATTTGGATACCAGGGTGGAACCAGCAGGCTCAGATGTTGCTGTATCAGTAGAACCTGTAGGTTCATTTGTCAATGTGGTCTCTGCAGTCTGTGATGTTACCGACTCAGTTGGAACTGTTGATTCAGATACTGAGGTGGAACCAGCAGGCTCAGATGTTGCTGTATCAGTAGAACCTGTAGGTTCATTTTTCAATGTGGTCTCTGCAGTCTGTGATGTTACAGACTCAGTTGGAACTGTTGATTCAGATACTGAGGTGGAACCAGCAGGCTCAGATGTTGCTGTATCAGTAGAACCTGTAGGTTCATTTGTCAGTGTGGTCTCTGCAGTCTGTGATGTTACCGACTCAGTTGGAACTGTTGATTCAGATACTGAGGTGGAACCAGCAGGCTCAGATGTTGCTGCATCAGTATAACCTGTAGGTTCATTTGTCAATGTGGTCTCTGCAGTCTGTGATGTTACAGGCTCAGTTGGAACTGTTGATTCAGATACTGAGGTGGAACCAGCAGGCTCAGATGTTGCTGTATCAGTAGATCCTGTAGGTTCATTTGTCAATGTGGTCTCTGCAGTCTGTGATGTTACAGGCTCAGTTGGAACTGTTGATTCAGATACTGAGGTGGAACCAGCAGGCTCAGATGTTGCTGAATCAGTAGAACCTGTAGGTTCATTTGTCAGTGTGGTCTCTGCAGTCTCTGATGTTACCGACTCAGTTGGAACTGTTGACTCGGATACCACGGTGGACCCAGCAGGCTCAGATGTTGC
It encodes the following:
- the LOC120573619 gene encoding serine-rich adhesin for platelets-like isoform X3 — encoded protein: MVSESTVPTESVTSQTAETTLTNEPTGSTDSATSEPAGSTSVSESTVPNESVTSQTADTTLTNEPTGSTDSAISEPAGSTSVSESTVPTEPVTSQTAETTLTNEPTGPTDTATSEPAGSTSVSESTVPTESVTSQTAETTLTNEPTGSTDTATSEPAGSTSVSESTVPTESVTSPIAETTLTNEPTGSTDTATSEPAGSTSVSESTVPTESVTSQTAETTLTNEPTGSTDTATSEPSGSTSVSESTVPTESVTSQTAETTLTNEPTGSTDTATSEPAVSTLVSESTVPTESVTSQTAETTLKNEPTGYTDKTTSEPAGSTSVSESTVPTESVTSETAETTLTNEPTGSTDTATSEPAGSTLVSESTVPTESVTSQTAETTLTNEPTGSTDSATSEPAGSTAVSESTVPTESVTSQTAETTLTNEPTGSTDSATSEPAGSTSVSESTVPNESVTSQTADTTLTNEPTGSTDSAISEPAGSTSVSESTVPTEPVTSQTAETTLTNEPTGPTDTATSEPAGSTSVSESTVPTVSVTSQTSETTLTNEPTGSTDTATTEPAGFTSVSESTVPSESVTSQTAETTLTNEPTGSTDTATSEPAGSTSVSEPTVPTESVTSQTAETTLKNEPTDSTDTATSEPAGSTSVSEPTVPTESVTSQTAETTLKNEPTGSTDTATSEPAGSTSVSESTVPTESVTSQTAETTLTNEPTGSTDTATSEPAGSTVVSESTVPTESVTSETAETTLTNEPTGSTDSATSEPAGSTSVSESTVPTEPVTSQTAETTLTNEPTGSTDTATTEPAGFTSVSESTVPTELVTSQTAETTLTNEPTGSTDTATSEPAGSTSVSEPTVPNESVTSQTAETTLKNEPTDSTDTATSEPAGSTSVSEPTVPTESVTSQTAETTLKNEPTDSTDTATSEPAGSTLVSESTVPTESVTSQTAETTLTNEPTGSTDTATSEPAGSTSVSESTVPTESVTSQTAETTLTNEPTGSTDTATSEPAGSTVVSESTVPTESVTSETAETTLTNEPTGSTDSATSEPAGSTSVSESTVPTEPVTSQTAETTLTNEPTGSTDTATSEPAGSTSVSESTVPTEPVTSQTAETTLTNEPTGYTDAATSEPAGSTSVSESTVPTESVTSQTAETTLTNEPTGSTDTATSEPAGSTSVSESTVPTESVTSQTAETTLKNEPTGSTDTATSEPAGSTSVSESTVPTESVTSQTAETTLTNEPTGSTDTATSEPAGSTLVSKSTVPTESVTSQTAETTLTNEPTGSTDTATSEPHGSTSVSESTVPTESVTSQTEETTLTNEPTGSTDTATSEPAGSTSLSESTVPTESVTSQTVETTLTNEPTGSTDTATSEPAGSTVVSESTVPTESVTSETAETTLTNEPTGSTDSATSEPAGSTSVSESTVRTESVTSQTAETTLTNEPTGSTDTTTSEPVGSTSVSESTVPTESVTSQTSETTLTNEPTGSTDTATTEPAGSTSVSESTVPTESVTSQTAETTLTNEPTGSTDTATSEPAGSTAVSESTVPTESVTSQTAETTLTNEPTGSTDTATSEPAGSTVVSESTVPTESVTSETAETTLTNEPTGSTDSATSEPAGSTSVSESTVPTESVTSQTEETTLTNEPTGSTDTATSEPAGSTSVSESTVPTESVTSETAETTLTNEPTGSTDTATSEPAGSTVVSKSTVPTESVTSETAETTLTNEPTGSTDSATSEPAGSTSVSESTVPTESVTSETAETTLTNEPTGSTDTATTEPAGSTSVSESTVPTESVTSQTAETTFRNEPTGSTDTATSEPAGSTSVSESTVPTESVTSQTEETTLKNEPTGSTDTATSEPAGSTSVSESTVPTESVTSETAETTLTNEPTGSTDTATSEPAGSTVVSKSTVPTESVTSETAETTLTNEPTGSTDSATSEPAGSTSVSESTVRTESVTSQTAETTLTNEPTGSTDTATSEPVGSTSVSESTVPTESVTSQTAETTLTNEPTGSTDTATTEPAGSTSVSESTVPTESVTSQTEETTLTNEPTGSTDTATSEPAGSTSVSESTVPTESVTSQTAETTLTNEPTGSTDTATSQTAGSTLVSESTVPTESVTSQTAETTLPNEPTGYTDTATSEPAGTTSISESTGPTESVTSQTAESTSPNEPTGSTDTATSEPAGTMSTSESTSSTDSVTSDPAGSTSVSESTGPTESVTSQTAENTLPTESTGSTDTVTSERTGTTLVSESTSSTVSVSSQTAETTSPNEPTGSTDTATSEPAGTTLVSESTKTPTKTPTVTPTDLSTEQPTTLPTTQPTTQSTKPTSLPPTIVPVTVDRPVIVNVVINQEFKDKYEDKNSPEYRDFVGNFINQMERYYKAKKIPNFKEVVVTSVSRGPPTVRFSVNTVEEMRLSIEAMAVYSITPRTKGVSVTHDVVLAIPNNSSQEEIYVIDFHAVDEAIGQLVGCTADCPYDVSTTPVVNKKEADIGSVCKSVVGDSDAVEYYKPVLVDGAITCVTVCNSLHPRPKTCYNKGICRLFSSTGPLCQCLNVDSTWYLGNDCSYPIVRTAFYIGLSVTLACLLVSLGVLTAYLMISKRKESLNKDIKNKQVNQWMAEDFEWSRANSVTGTYDAGGLGNPAFAPEASAVHRDVYVHPAPVYQLTQPSLDTDSRQWSPLAHSHNAPSFDAGFSWSDSIPHRVIPTNPMIINRPQIVKRSTSFDA